The candidate division KSB1 bacterium genomic interval GTCGAGTCTCTTGTCATCTCGTGCCTGCTTCCATTCCGTCTCGCTGGATTCGCCTCCCTAAGGACTGACCTTCCCACCCCCTTCGGGGATGGGGTCTCAGTTCCCGTGATGCGATTGTGCGCAGGGAGGTGAGCTGGTTTATCGTGCTACCGGTAGTGCTTGCGCACCCTTTTTAGGATTTTCCACGTGCACGAGAGGCCCGCGGGGAAGGTGACGAGGTCACCCCTTCCGATGCGTACCGGCTCGCCTCCGTCCGGGGTCACAATCACCTCGCCTTCCAGAAAATAGCATGTTTCCGCTTCCTCGTAATACCACGGGAATTCCGATTCCTCCTTCTCCCAGATGGGCCAACTGAACACGCCCATCTGTTCGAGCTTCTCGCGCGTTGGGGAGCGTTCGATCTCGATGTTCGCCATGCCTCGTACCTCCTTCCGGTAGCTGGTCCGGATCGATCACAACCTCAGTAGGCTTGGGGACTGCGGTCCAGAGCCTCCCCCGAAGCTTTGGAGAGCGCGCGGAAACGAAGCCAGTCCCCCACGATCTGCAGGGCCAGTCGTGGGCGCCTGATCGCATGGGTCACGTACCGCCACGAAAGCCGTCGCAGGATGGACTCAAAGCGGCGACTGTTGGCCAGATGGAAGGTCTCGTCGACCAGCCTGCGGAATTCGGAGAAGGGAATCACTTCGTTGACGTAGAAGTCGGGGGCTGACGCCAGGGTAGGATCCAGACTGTACTGGCGCCAGTCGATCTCGTGCGGGATCAGCCCCCGCTGCCGGGCGTAGTCCCACAGTGGTGTCCCGGGAAGGGGGGTCGTCACGTTGACCTGACAGAAATTCTGGGGGGACAATTCGAGGATCTCCCGAATAAGGTTCTGCGTCAGGCGAATGTCTTCCACCGTCTCCCCGGGGGACCCGAGCATAAAACAGCAGTGGCAGCCGATTCCCAGACGGTTGGCGATTCGTACGGCGCGGCGGCCATCTTCCACCGTCACGTCGCCCCCCTTCAGATAGCGGAGGATCCGCTCGGAGCCCGATTCAAGGCCCAGGGAGACTCGTACTACCCCCATCTCCTTCAGCGCCTCCATCAGAGGCTCGCTGACCAAATTGGCGCGAAGGTCGAGGAAGAAGCGAACCTTGCCCAGGACCCCCCGTTCCCGGAGGCCCCTCGTGATGGCCCGCACCCGATGGAGATTGGCCGAGAACAGGTCGTCCGCAATGTAGATGCCTTCGACCCGGTACGTGTGGACAAGCATGGCGATCTCGTCGGCCACGCGCCCGGGCGAATGGTAACGCACACGGCCCCACTTCGCCGACACGTGGCAATAGACGCAACGGAAGGGACACCCGCGCGAGGTGAGGATGGTGGTGCCCCGTACGTACTCGTTGTTCATCAGGATTTGGCTGGGCGCCAGGTAACGCTCGATGTCCAGCGCCTCCCGGTCCGGCGGCGGGATGTTGTCCAGGGGAACAATCGGCGGCCTGGCCGAGGTACGCACCAGCCGATCGCCATCCCAGAACGCCAGCCCCGGGATCTCGCAAAGCCGGGAAGGGGGTAGAGCCCGTCGGTCTAGGAAAAGCCGCATCAAGTCCAGGAGCGTCTCTTCCCCTTCCCCAATCACGCCGACGTCCACCCACCGGGGCAGGGATTCCGGCAGAGCCGTAACGTGCGGGCCGCCGAGGAGCACAGGGATCCCCATGTCCCGTTTTACCTTCTCCGAAAGGGCCATCACCTCGGGGAAGTTCGCAGAGTAAGCCGTGAAGCCCACCAGCTCTGGCTGCAGTTCAGCGATTCGCTCCAGCACACGGCTCCCGGTGTTGACGACGCGCACCTGATCATAGCCGAGGCGTGCCTTAAGGTAGGCCACCAAATACCCCAGGCCCAAGGGAGGCTTGTTGTTGCTGATGCCTTCCACCCAAGGATTTACCAGCACTAAGCCGGCCACGTCACCCTCCGCAAGGCCCTACGAATCCCGGCGCGCTCCCGGCCGTCGAAAAAGCCCGACACGTAGAGCAAGAGAGGGTAGCTGAGGGCCATCGCCAGGCGTACCGGAAAGGAAAGCTGTGGGTGGAACTGTCGCTCCAGGGCGAACAGAAAACCGGCCACCACCCCCATGTGCACGATGCGCCGGTACTCGTAGCGAACCGGATAGAGCCTTTGCCCAACCACGAAAAGCGCCAAGGCCATGGCGGCGTACCCGAGGGTAGTCGCGTAGGCCGAGCCCATCATTCCGAACCGGGGGATCAGGAGGAAGTTGGCTGCAATGTTCACCGCCGCCCCTATGCCGGTGACCAGGGGCAGATACTCCGATCGCGCCTCCGTGTAAATCCCGATCACGAAATTCAAGTAGGCCGCGTAGAAGATGTAGGCCAGCATCACCCAGGGGACCACGGGCGTGCTCTCCCAATACTGAGGCCCAAAGAGGGTGAAGCCAAGGATCTGGAAGCGAACGATATCGTCCACCACAAAACAGATCAGCAGGTAAACGGTCAAGCAGGCCAGCAAGAGATAGGTGAGAACGCGAGCGAAAAGTTCCTTAGCACCTTCTTTCTTCACCTCGCTCAGGAAAAACGGATGCCAGGCGAACCGGAAGGCCGCCACAAAGAGGGCCATGAACATGCCCAGCTTGTAGCCCGCGCTGTAGAGGCCCGTGACCTCATTCCCGGCCAGACGCTGCAGGATCACGCGATCAATCACGTCCATGAGCACGACGGCGATCGTCGAGGGAAGATAAGGCAGTCCAAATCGAAGGAGAAAGCGCAACGTGGGGACGGAAAACCGCAGCGACAGCCGCCGCAGGCTGACGGGCAAGAGCAGCAGGAACGTTGCGCCGGATGCGAAAAGATTGGCCAGGAAAATCCCTTCCACGCCCATTCCCAGCTTCAGGATCAACAGGGCGTTCAAGACGAACGTGATCAGGACGTTGGCCAACTGGAAGACGGCAAATGAGACGCTCTTCTCCTCCGCCCGCAAGAGAAGAAAGGACAGGATATTGACGGAGTCGAAGAAAAGAATACCACCGCTCAGCCGAATCAGGTCGGCGTGACGCGCGTCCTGCAGTAGCCACCGGGCCACCGGACCTGCGCCCAGCTCCAGGACGAGGGTAAACCCCGCGGCCAGAGCCAGCACGCTCCAGAAGGCGGTGGAATAGACGCGCTGCCGCTCCGCCTTCCCATCGCTCAGCAGGTACTGCCGCAAAAAGGCCGAAGGGACCCCCAGACTGTAGACGTCGATCGCAATGGCCAGAAACGTGAACACCACCGCGGCGATCCCGTACTCGCCTCGAGAGAAAGCGTTGGTGTGAATGGGCAGAAGGAGAAAGCCCACCCCACGTGTGGCGATGTGGCTGATTCCGTAGACGATCGAATGCTTGGTGAGTCGCTTGATCCGATCCAGCACAGGCTTACTCCACCCTCTGGACCAGCGCCGTGTAGAACTCCGGTCGGCGGTCCTCAAAGAGATGGTTCCTTGGCGTGAACCACTTGTCCCGCGCCCGGCTCACGTCGATCTCCGCTACGCCCACCTCCTCCGTTTCGGTCCCGGCTTGCGCCAGAACCTCCCCATCCGTGGCCGTGATCTGGCTCGCCCCGGTAAAGGCCAGCCGCTTCCCCGCTCGCTCCTCGACCCCGACCCGATTGGCAGTGACCGTGAAGACCCGGTTTTCCAGAGCGCGTGTACGCATGGCTCGCTGCGCGTAGGGTAACACGAGGTTCGAGGGGTGGGCCAGCACCTCCGCGCCCGCCAGGGCCAGCGCCCGGCTCACCTCCGGGAAGATCCAGTCGAAACAGATCAAGACCCCGATCCGACATTCGGGCAGTTCGAATACCGGTGCGCCGAGGTCGCCGGCGTCGAAAATGTCCTTTTCATCCCAGAAGAGGTGGAGCTTGCGGTACACGCCCAGGACCCCATCGGGACCCACTACCACCGCGCTATTGAACACCTGCTCGCCCGCCCGCTCACAGATGCCAGCTACCACATGGCAATGCCGAGCGCGCGCAACCTTGCAGAGCTCCCGCACGGTGGCGCCCCTGAAAGCGTCTTCAGCCAGGGAGCGGGCCTCCTTGCGATCTGCAAACACGTAGCCGGTGTGAAACAGCTCGGGAAGCACGAACAGATCGGCCTTCTCCCGGCACATCAGCTGAATGGCCCGTTCCACATTCTCGCGGACGCGCCCGAACTCGGGTCGCATCTGGACGTAGGCTACTCGCACCCGCTCGCCTCCTCAACGGATCCAGTCGTCTCGGCGCAGAGATCCCTTCCCGCTCGTGTCACCCGAACAGTCGCTCGCCGCCCGATGCCCTTGCTTGACCTCCGGTAAGCCCAAGGCTTCCCTGCTCCTCAGAGCACCCCCAGCTCAAGGGCCGTCTCGATCATCGCCCGGTAGTTCTCGAGGGGTACGTACTCGGGCACGGAGTTTCCGGATCCCAGGCAATAGCCTCCGTGTCGCCCCACGCTGTTTATCAGCCAAGCGACCTGTCTGCGGATCTCCTCGGGGCTTCCGCGTGCCAGGAGGTCCACGTCTACATTGCCGCAGAGGCAAAGGCGATTCCCGTAGCGGCGCTTCAGTTCCACGATGTCCATGGCCTTGGGCTCGATCGGGTGCAGAGCACGCACGCCGAGCTCCAGCAGTTCATCCAGAATGAGCCGGAGATCCCCGTCCGAGTGGTAGATGAGGGGGATGCGCCGGCTCTCGGCAAGCTCGGCAATTCTCCGGATCCAGGGGAAGAGAAACCTGCGTAGGACCTCTGGCGACACCATCAAGCCGGTACGGTAGGCGATGTCGTCGCTGTAGAAAAGGGCGCCCACGCGCGGCGAGGCGGCCATGCGCTGAAACATCTGGTACTCGAGGGTCCCAATGCGTTCGAAGACCGCCTCCACGAGCGCAGGCTCCTCGACGAGGGCAAAAGAAAATCGTTCGAAACCCAAGAAACGCCACGACCAGGTGAAGATGTCGCCATATTGGCCAATAATCCCCATCTCGGGGGGAAGGCGATGTTCCAACTCGTTCAAGCGGCCCCAGTCCAGGTCATCCACGGAGGGCCAGGGGAAGGCTTCCACATCCCGGGCGGAGGAGAAGATCCCCTTTCCCTCCTCGGCCCATACGCGGCTGCCCGACAGATCGGCGCGATCGCGCAGGTGGGCCGACCGGTCTTCCCCTGCAAGCTCAGGAGCGAAGTCCAAGCGGGGGCTGAAGAGCACGTAGTCGTATCCCGCCGACTGGGCGAAGGCGATCTCGTCCTCTACCGATTCGACGGGGTGTCCCAGAAATGCGGCCTTGATCGATCGGTCTACGATCAGTTCGAAAAGCGGAACGTAGGCGCTGCGTCCCCCGAAAAGGGTCTCCTGCAACACAGGGAAACTTGGTCGGGTCATGGTTCCTGCCTTAGTCGGCGATACTGGCCCAGCCGCGACGGGAGAGATCACGATAGACGACCCAGCCTGCCGCGGCCGCCACAACGGCGTACACAGCCGCTTCCAGCTCCCGCCCGAGAAGCAACTTCCCGATCGCGAAAAGGCTCGCGTAGACCAGCACGCATCCGGCCGCCCAGTCCCGGAAGTCGGGCCAGAGGGATTCCCCCTCGTCGAGGCCGAGGCGGGCCCGGATCGGCCTCCAGCCCGGGCCGCCGGGTCGGACCCTGCGGTAGAATTCCTGAAGAACCTTGTCGTCCTCCGGTCGGGTGAGAAATGTGACGGCAAGCCAGACGATCGTGGTCACTGCCACCGTGATCAGCATCAGGGCGGCGAAATCCTTCGGTTTTTCGGCGCTCAGCCCGAAGGCGAGCTGGAGGGTGAGGGCGGTCACCAGGGAGGCGGCCATGGCGGCGATCTCCGACCAGGCGTTAATTCGCCACAAATACCAGCGAAGGATGTACACGCTTCCGCTTCCTGCTCCAAGAGCCAGGAGGAATCGCCACGCTCCGGAAATGGTTTCCATCAACAGGGTTGCCAGGCCGGCAAGCAGCATGGTGATCACGGTGGCAATGCGAGAAGCGCGCACGTAGTGTCCCTCATCCCTCTCGCGCACCAGGAATCGCCGGTAAAAGTCGTTGATCAGGTAGCTTGAGCCCCAGTTCAGCTGGGTGCTGATCGTCGACATGAACGCGGCGAAAAAGGCCGCCACCATCAGTCCCAGAAAGCCGGTGGGCATATGGTCCACCATCGTCCGGACGTAACCTGCTTCCTTGTCCGCCAGATCGGGGTAAAGTACCATGCTTGCCAGCGCCACAAGGATCCAGGGCCACGGGCGCAGGGCGTAGTGGGCCACGTTGAACCAAAGGGTTGCCAACAGGGAGTGTTTCTCGTCCTTGGCCGAGAAGATACGCTGGGCGATGTATCCGCCGCCGCCCGGTTCGGCCCCTGGGTACCAGGCAGCCCACCACTGAACGAACACGTACACCAGAAAAGCAGAAATGGGCATCCATGCCGATCCCACCTCGGGCACGAACCGGAACAGGCTTTCCGAGGTGGCAGGGTACATGGCCGCCAATTTCTCCTCAAGACCGGAAACCCCGCCCACCGCCGAGAGGGTAAAGACCGCAAGCGCGATCGACCCCGTCATGGCGATGGCGAACTGAACAAAGTCTGTGACGACCACACCCCACAATCCCGACAGGGTCGAGTAGAGGAGGACCACAGCAAGGCTCAGGACGATCGCCTCAATCCTGCCCACGCCGAGAACAATGCCCAGGATCTTCACCATGGCCAGGGTAACCCAGCCCATGATGATAGCATTGATCGGGATGGCGAGATAGAGGGCCCGGAAGGCACGCAGTACCGCTGCGGGTTTGCCACCGTAGCGAATCTCCGTGAACTCGACATCCGTGAGGACGCCCGATCGACGCCACAGCCTTGCGTAGAGGAACACGGTGAGCATGCCGCTCATTAAGAAGTTCCACCACAGCCAGTTGCCGGCGATGCCATTGTTCACCACAAGGCCCGTAACGGCCAGCGGAGTGTCCGCGGCGAAGGTCGTGGCCACCATTGAGGTACCGGCCAGCCACCACGGCAAGCTCCTCCCGGAGACGAAGAACTCGACCATGCTGGAACTGGCCCGCCGCGAGAAAGCCAACCCAACGACAACGGTAAGCACGAAGTACGCCACAACCAGAGCCCAATCCAGCGCGTGCAGACTCACCGGCACTCTCCCCTGTTGGATCCGATCGCCTCTCCCCAGCTATAGGACAAGGCCTCGGCCGCCCCGTCGATCGAGGCGTCTCTGACCGGTCTGCGGGCAAACAGCTTCGCAATCACTCTCGGGCAGCCACGTAACTTCGCAACGTCCCGATCCCTTCGATTTCTGCCTCAACCACATCGCCAGGACGGATGGGACCTGTGCCCGCGGGCGTTCCTGTGCAAATTAGATCTCCCGGATGAAGGGTGCACCAGCGGCTGATCGTCGAAACGAGGGTGGGGACGTCAAAGACCATCTCCGAGGTCCGGGCCCTTTGCCTCAGCTGGCCGTTCACTCGCAGCTCGAGGCGCAGGTCTAACGGGCCCCGAATGCACCCGCGCGGCACCACATAGGGACCCACCGGGCAGAACGTGTCGAAGCTCTTGGAGCGCAACCAGGGCCAGCCCCGCCGAAAGTCCTCCAGCTGCAGGGCACGCGCGGTGACGTCGTTCACGACCGTGTAACCGGCGATGTGATCCCACGCCCTGTCCGGCGAAATGTCCACTCCCCCTTTGCCAATGACCACGCCCAGCTCGATCTCGTGCTCCACCGAACCCACCCCCTTCGGGACGAGGATCGTGCCCCCGTGGGGCAGGAGGGCACTGGGGAGCTTGGCGAACACGATGGGTTCATCCGGAACGCTCGCCCCCCACTCTTCGGCGTGCTCCCGGTAGTTCCGGCCCACGCAGAGGATCTTCTGAGGCCGGGCCACCGGCACATCGATCGCGTACTTCCCTTGCAGGCGGAACTCGGGCAGAAGGCCGCGCTTCTCCAGCGCCTCCATGACCTCGAGAAACGTTTCCAACTCGAAGTAGCCGAGCTCGATCATCACCTGCAGGAATTGCAAGGAAGGACCCCGCCCACCGGCTTCGAGATTCTTGAAAGCCTCCCAGGCAAGGGTGAAATCGTAGGCTTGGCTCCGCCAGATCACCCCGATCCCCGCGAGGTCATCGCCGCGGCGGTAGCTGAAAGCTTTCACGAGCATTCCTCAATCTCCTGCGTGCCACGTGGCATCCATTTTAGCAAACGAGCCAGGAACACGCAAGGCGGTTTTCCGCAAAGGTCCCAAGGCTACCCAGAACCACATGCCCCCAAGGGCCATGTCCGCGCACTCCTCTCGCAGGGAGGGCAGCCTCCCGCGCATCCGCCGTAGCGCCGCGAGGGATTGCCAAGAACGTAAAGTCGCGTTCCCGACGCCGCGGACGCCGAGGGACCGCCAGCCTTTTCTTACTTTCCCCTTGACAACTACCCACCGGAGTGCCATTTTTGTGGTCGTTGGGAAACAGTCCCGGCAGCTTGGGACGACGGGCCGAGGAGAAGATCCCGAGGTGCGAGCCATGAACCGTCGCCAGTTTCTAAAGTCTTCAGCGTATGCCGCAGGCTTTGCGGTGACCGGCTGTTCGCTCTGGAGGCGGCAAGGACGAACGCTCCCCAAGCGTCCCCTGGGTCGCACAGGCGAGCGGCTGTCCATCGTCGGTTTGGGCGGGGTTGTACTGGACCAGATGCATCCGGCTGATGCTCGGGAGCTGATCTCGGAGGTGCTCGACCTCGGCCTGAACTACTTTGACGTCGCCCCTTCGTACGGGAACGCCGAGGAGGTGATGGGCCAGGCTCTGCGAGGGCGACGAGAGGGCGTATTCCTTGCGTGCAAAACCCTCAAACGCGACGCCGAGGGAGCCCGCCAGGAGCTTGAGCGCTCCCTGAGGCTCTTGCAGACGGATCACTTCGACCTGTACCAGCTCCACGCCCTGAGCTCTGCAGAGGATGTGGAAAAGATCTTCGGTCCCAAGGGGGCCATCGAGGCTTTCGTCAAGGCAAGGGACGAAGGTCTGATCCGCTACATCGGCTTCAGTGCTCACTCGGTGAAGGCAGCGCTCCTTGCCCTTGACCACTTCTCATTCGACACCGTCCTGCTTCCCGTGAACTTCGTGCTTTTCTACGTGGCCGATTTCGGCCCCCAGGTCATCAAGAAGGCCCGAGAAAAAGGGACGGCTGTCCTGGCCATCAAATCCCTGGCCTTCCACCGTTTGGCGGAAGGCCAGGAACGCGTGCGGCCGAAGTGTTGGTACGTACCCCTGACCGACCGCGCTCTCGCCGCCAAGGCCTTGCGCTTTACCCTTTCCCAAGACGTGACGGCGGCTATTCCACCGGGCGACCCTGAGTTATTCCGGATGGCCGTAGACCTCGCTTTCGACGTCCAGCCCCTGAGCCGGCAGGAAGAGGAAGAGCTGAGGATGCTCGCTCGCGGCAAGGAGCCTCTCTTTCAGCTCGATCTCTGATCCCAGCGCCCACGTAGGCCAAAGGGAGCTACCACCGGCCTCGTCGGCCTTAGCCTTGAGGAATACGCTGAAACGGAGAGCCCCCATGACCCAAGCCAGAGTTCGGAGACGAGGGTACAGGTTCGGTGGACAAGCGGCACTCTTGGTCTGCTTGCTTTTCCTGGGCTGCGAGCGGGGATTGAGCCCCACCGCCCCGGAGAAGGGCCTACCGACCGCGCACTTCCCGGTGCAGCCACTCGGAGGTGATTTCACGGGCTTATGGGTTCCGGCGCGGGAGAAGCCGTTCCGCGTGGGATTTGTCGACTCCAGCCAAATCGTCGCCCTCGTGGATTCCCTGGTGCTCGAAACGAAACTCGCCGGGGTCTTCCTCTTCGATCCCTATGGGCACTACCGGATCGACGCTGTCCTGTCGATCACGCCGAAGGTCTACATCGGCTTCTTTCGCCAGCCCTTGGTCCTGCCGCCCGTTCCCGATACCCTCAAAGGGGAAGGGACTTACTTGAACTTCGAGAGCAATAGCATGCTGGTCCTCAAGGGACTCGTTACGCGCTCTTTCCGTCTCGACACCCTCGGATACACCGTACGATTCCGACCGGACGGTACGCGGGTACTTGAGCTGGTTTCCCTTCCCAACACGTTCCCATACCCGGGATTCGAATGGATTGAATTCTACTTTGTCTTCCGCCTGGAGGAAAGCAGGTCCCCCGTCTTTGCTCTGCGGAGCTTAGGCTTAACCGAAGCGAGGTAACGACGCCATGTGCCGCGGGAAAGGGTGGGTCGTGGCCGGAGGTTTTTCGATCTTGGTCTGGGTGCTCTGTCCATGGGGCGGACTGGCAGAAACGGGTCGTCTGGGCACCATACGCGGGCAGGTGCTGGATGGGAGCACAGGCTCTCCCCTTCCTGGCGCGAACGTGATGCTGGCTGGCACACCCTATGGGGCGGCCACAGACGAGGAAGGGGAGTTCGTAATCCCCCGCGTTCACCCGGGTCGCTACACGGTGGTGGTGCGGATGATGGGCTACAAGAGGAGCGAGCAGGAGGTAGTCCTGCGGCCTGGGGATTCGGTGACGATTCTGTTCCGTTTGCAGCCCTTTGCCCTTGAGTTAGGGCAGGTGGTGGTCACCGCGAGCCGCCTCGAGCAAGACATCCGCGAAGCGCCGGCCACGGTGCACGCCATTAGCGCTGGGGAGCTTGCCCGCTACAACGCCAGCACCGTCGGGAGCATCCTCCGGTATCTTCCCGGTGTGCAGGTGGCGGGGTCGAACATCAGCATTCGCGGGTCCAGTGGATTCTCCGGGGGCCTGGGTTCGCGCGTCCTTCTCCTTGTCGACGGCATCCCCTTTCTCACCCCGGACCAAGGGGATATTGACTGGGACGTCATCCCCCTGGTTGCCATTCGGCAAGTGGAGGTTCTGAAAGGTCCGGGTTCCGCCGTCTACGGGTCGAATGCCATGGGCGGGGTTGTGAATATCCGACCGGCATTTCCAGGCGAAGAACGTCAGGTACTTCTGCGCACGATCACCGGCGTCTACGATCAGCCGAGCCATCGGAGCTGGCGCTGGTCCCAGCGGACCCGCTACTTTGGAAGCGCCTTTGTGGACTACCAGCAGCGCCTCGGCCCCGTAGGGATCGCCCTGACGGCGGGGTGGAAAGAGGACATGAGCTACAAGGAGAACGATGACAGCAAAGGGTGGGTCTTTACCGGCCTGGGCCGTTGGAGTATCGGGCCTAACGCCGTCCTTGACCTCATCGGAGGGATGAAGAAGGCCGAAAGCGGAAGCTTTGTCTACTGGCGCAATCTGAACCACGCGCTGAACATCGGCAACGAGCCCCTCACGAGCTACACCCGCACGATCGAGGAGAGTGCCTATCTGTTTCCCGTGCTGACGCGCGTCCTCAGCGATCGAAGCTATTACCGGCTGCGCCTGCGCTGGCGGGAGATCCACACCGAGGACTGGCGCGTCCCAAGGCCGGGAGCGCCGGTACGGTTACCCAGGGAGAAGTACCGTGGCTCCGATGGCTCCACCCTCGGCGCCGAGTGGCAATTCAACACCCGTCCTTCCGTCCTCACCGATCTTGTCTTCGGGATCGATCTCGATCGCGCCTCGGTAGAGTCCATCCAGTACGGAAAGCGAAGTGTAGCCGATGTCTCCGTCTACGCCCAGGTCGAACACAGACCCACCTTTCCGCTTCGCACAAGCCTCGGGGTGCGGTGGGATGAGCAACTCAGCGCTGGTGGGAGATCGATGGTGGGGCAGTTGAACCCCAAGCTGGGCGTGACCTACCAGTTGCGCGAGGAGGGGATTCTGCGCGCCTCCGTAAGCCGCGGCTTCCGGGCGCCATCCATTGCGGAGAAGTTCATCTCCACCGTGGCGAGCAATATTCGCATCATTCCGAACCCCGATCTCCGGCCGGAACGCAATTGGTCTGCTGAAATCGGGTACAACCACACGATGGGGGCTTTCCTCAACCTGGACGCCTCTGTTTTTGCGTCGCGGTACGCAGATCTCATTGAGCCGCAGTTGGTGCCCGGGTTGCTGCAAGTGCAGTTTCGCAACGTGGCGCGCGCTCGCATCTTCGGCTCGGAGCTCGTGGCGCGAGCCGAGATTTGGCCCAAGCGGTTGCGGGCACGCCTCGGCTACACATACCTTGATACCAAGGACCTATCGATGCTGCCCGACGGAACTCCCTCTCCCGACCACGGGAAACCTCTGAAATACCGCTCGCGGAACAATCTTGTATCCTCCCTCGACGCCACGATCGGCCCGTTCTTCGCAGTCGCCGACTTCCGCTACCTCAGTAAGGTGGAGAGCGTGGATCGCATCACCAATATTCCGGACATGGACAAGCAGGTGCCCACGTACGTCTTGGACCTGCGTGCCGGCTGGAAGTCCAGACGCCTCTCCCTGGAAGCCGCCCTCGAGAACGCACTCCAGTATTACTACGTCGTGTCGCCGGGGAATCTGGGTCCCCTGCGAAATTTTTCCTTACAGCTACAGTGGCTGCTCTGAGACCCCACCTGAGGTCTCATTGCTCGGCATCCGCAGGGCCCGGCTTGGGGGAAAAGACGACTGAGTCCAGTTGGCAGTCCGCCACAACGGACGGCCGGCTTTTCCAAAGCCAAGTGTCAGCGCCCAGCGCACGAGTGTCGCGGAGGGAGGAGGATGGTTCATCCAGCGAAGGAGGGCGAAGGTCTATCGCCTCTGGCACGGGGGATCCTCGTTTTCGCTTTCCTGGCTTCCGGCTCGGCCGGCCTGGTCTACGAAGTCGTGTGGGCAAGAATGCTGGGCAACGTCTTCGGCAACACGACCTTTGCGATCGGCACGGTGCTCGCCGCGTTCATGGGGGGCCTGGCTCTGGGCTCCTGGCTTCTGGGCAGAGTGGCTGATCGCAGTCGTCATCCCCTACAACTGTACGCCGTCTTGGAGCTGGGAATTGCCGCCTACGGGTTGCTCTTTCCATCTTTTCTCCGCATTGTTCAAGTCCTCCAAAAGTGGGTTTTCCATCGCCTGGGCTATGGCTTTGTCGGATTCACCGCTTTGCGCGTGTTTCTGACGCTGGCCCTTCTCCTTGTGCCGACTCTTCTCCTGGGCGGGACTCTACCCGTACTCTCGCGTGCCTTCGTGCGTAGTGCGCGCCGTATCGGATCTGAGGTGGGCTTGCTGTACACCGTCAACACGGTCGGGGCCGTGGGGGGCGCCTTTTCGGCCGGCTTCTTGCTGATCCCTTGGCTTGGGGTGAGGGGCACCTTATGGTTTGCAGCCGGAATGAGCGCCATGGCCGGGGGAATAGCCCTTCTCGTCTCGCGATGGTTCAAACCGGCGAGGCAGCGTGCGGCCACTGTCGTCGTGCCCGAGCTTTCTGCGCCTGTCCGTACGGTTCTGATCGCCGCCCTTCTCTGGGGCTTCGCATCGTTCTGCTACGAGGTGCTTTGGACACGAGTGCTGGTCTTCACGTTCTCATCCTCTACCTACGCCTTCTCGACAATGTTGGTGACGTTTCTGGTGGGATTGGCCTTGGGGGGCGGCCTCGGCGCGGCACTGGCTGACCGTCTCCAAAGGCCACTCGTAGCCCTCGCGGCGGTGCAGACAGGGGTGGGCGTTGCGGCCCTCCTCTCGCTTTGGGCCCTTGGACGTACGGGCGACTTCTACCAGTGGGCAATGACCCACATCCCCCTTGTGAGCTGGTGGCACTGGAACGCCGTGCGCTTCACAGAGGCCTTCCTGGTAATGCTCCCTCCTGCACTTCTCATCGGGACGGCGTTCCCCGTTGCCGTCAAGGTCGTGGCCAGCGACAAGGAAACACTTGGCACGCGGGTGGGAAGCCTGTA includes:
- a CDS encoding Na+:solute symporter encodes the protein MSLHALDWALVVAYFVLTVVVGLAFSRRASSSMVEFFVSGRSLPWWLAGTSMVATTFAADTPLAVTGLVVNNGIAGNWLWWNFLMSGMLTVFLYARLWRRSGVLTDVEFTEIRYGGKPAAVLRAFRALYLAIPINAIIMGWVTLAMVKILGIVLGVGRIEAIVLSLAVVLLYSTLSGLWGVVVTDFVQFAIAMTGSIALAVFTLSAVGGVSGLEEKLAAMYPATSESLFRFVPEVGSAWMPISAFLVYVFVQWWAAWYPGAEPGGGGYIAQRIFSAKDEKHSLLATLWFNVAHYALRPWPWILVALASMVLYPDLADKEAGYVRTMVDHMPTGFLGLMVAAFFAAFMSTISTQLNWGSSYLINDFYRRFLVRERDEGHYVRASRIATVITMLLAGLATLLMETISGAWRFLLALGAGSGSVYILRWYLWRINAWSEIAAMAASLVTALTLQLAFGLSAEKPKDFAALMLITVAVTTIVWLAVTFLTRPEDDKVLQEFYRRVRPGGPGWRPIRARLGLDEGESLWPDFRDWAAGCVLVYASLFAIGKLLLGRELEAAVYAVVAAAAGWVVYRDLSRRGWASIAD
- a CDS encoding fumarylacetoacetate hydrolase family protein, whose translation is MLVKAFSYRRGDDLAGIGVIWRSQAYDFTLAWEAFKNLEAGGRGPSLQFLQVMIELGYFELETFLEVMEALEKRGLLPEFRLQGKYAIDVPVARPQKILCVGRNYREHAEEWGASVPDEPIVFAKLPSALLPHGGTILVPKGVGSVEHEIELGVVIGKGGVDISPDRAWDHIAGYTVVNDVTARALQLEDFRRGWPWLRSKSFDTFCPVGPYVVPRGCIRGPLDLRLELRVNGQLRQRARTSEMVFDVPTLVSTISRWCTLHPGDLICTGTPAGTGPIRPGDVVEAEIEGIGTLRSYVAARE
- a CDS encoding aldo/keto reductase; this encodes MNRRQFLKSSAYAAGFAVTGCSLWRRQGRTLPKRPLGRTGERLSIVGLGGVVLDQMHPADARELISEVLDLGLNYFDVAPSYGNAEEVMGQALRGRREGVFLACKTLKRDAEGARQELERSLRLLQTDHFDLYQLHALSSAEDVEKIFGPKGAIEAFVKARDEGLIRYIGFSAHSVKAALLALDHFSFDTVLLPVNFVLFYVADFGPQVIKKAREKGTAVLAIKSLAFHRLAEGQERVRPKCWYVPLTDRALAAKALRFTLSQDVTAAIPPGDPELFRMAVDLAFDVQPLSRQEEEELRMLARGKEPLFQLDL
- a CDS encoding TonB-dependent receptor, whose translation is MLCPWGGLAETGRLGTIRGQVLDGSTGSPLPGANVMLAGTPYGAATDEEGEFVIPRVHPGRYTVVVRMMGYKRSEQEVVLRPGDSVTILFRLQPFALELGQVVVTASRLEQDIREAPATVHAISAGELARYNASTVGSILRYLPGVQVAGSNISIRGSSGFSGGLGSRVLLLVDGIPFLTPDQGDIDWDVIPLVAIRQVEVLKGPGSAVYGSNAMGGVVNIRPAFPGEERQVLLRTITGVYDQPSHRSWRWSQRTRYFGSAFVDYQQRLGPVGIALTAGWKEDMSYKENDDSKGWVFTGLGRWSIGPNAVLDLIGGMKKAESGSFVYWRNLNHALNIGNEPLTSYTRTIEESAYLFPVLTRVLSDRSYYRLRLRWREIHTEDWRVPRPGAPVRLPREKYRGSDGSTLGAEWQFNTRPSVLTDLVFGIDLDRASVESIQYGKRSVADVSVYAQVEHRPTFPLRTSLGVRWDEQLSAGGRSMVGQLNPKLGVTYQLREEGILRASVSRGFRAPSIAEKFISTVASNIRIIPNPDLRPERNWSAEIGYNHTMGAFLNLDASVFASRYADLIEPQLVPGLLQVQFRNVARARIFGSELVARAEIWPKRLRARLGYTYLDTKDLSMLPDGTPSPDHGKPLKYRSRNNLVSSLDATIGPFFAVADFRYLSKVESVDRITNIPDMDKQVPTYVLDLRAGWKSRRLSLEAALENALQYYYVVSPGNLGPLRNFSLQLQWLL